The nucleotide sequence GATTTGATTCGTATTGAGAGAAGACAACCCTCTTTCAGCCTCTGCATATTGCATATGAATATGCATCTGTCTTCACATGAACTATGAGAACGTATATGCATGTATATAGACACATATTTACATTTTTTTGCGTGGACATATATTTCCATTTTTACTTTGAATCTTTGAGCAGGaggaggtcgagaaaggatgcaGAGCCGATTCGTGACGGGACTACGCCGAAGAGATAGAAAGGTAGATCCCCCACTTCCAAGGGACAGAAAATTTTGTTCCTTCTCCAGCTGACCCCCCTCCTCACTCCGGTGGCGGCTGGCTGCTTCAAATATTCCTTTTTTTTACCTCCACCCGTATGCACATTATTCTCCATCTTCTCCGGCCCCACAGAGCTGAATCCTTCCTCTCCATTGTCTAGTCCGGCCGGCTATAAGTAGCACCCCTTctcacacccttcttcctcatcCATCTCAGAAGCAGCCTGTGCAACCAACGAGTTCACGGTACCAACATCATAAGCCCAATCGTAGCTAGGTAGATCGAGCAATGGCGTCGCTGTCAATGAGCGCGGCCGGGAGGGCTGGGTGGACGCCGCAGCAGAACAAGCTGTTCGAGCAGGCACTGGCAGTGCACGACCGGGACACGCCTGACCGCTGGCACAACGTCGCTCGTGCCGTTGGTGGCGGCAAGTCGGCCGATGATGTCAAACGCTACTATGAGCTGCTCGTCCACG is from Triticum aestivum cultivar Chinese Spring chromosome 1B, IWGSC CS RefSeq v2.1, whole genome shotgun sequence and encodes:
- the LOC123148179 gene encoding protein RADIALIS-like 3, with the translated sequence MASLSMSAAGRAGWTPQQNKLFEQALAVHDRDTPDRWHNVARAVGGGKSADDVKRYYELLVHDIARIEAGKVAFPAYRSPCPGPGHNAGYEADRLKHLKI